From Ischnura elegans chromosome 13 unlocalized genomic scaffold, ioIscEleg1.1 SUPER_13_unloc_1, whole genome shotgun sequence, a single genomic window includes:
- the LOC124172197 gene encoding zinc finger protein 271-like: protein MKTWKNVELFLLMSQHLAEFHMMDKQASKISGGRVTMGEVRGGSGSDAPIIPNALRMIRISRKRSCAEPVMGNKDEFSNCEAKNAVKGQMSYETSYNCYHCTGGFSTKSELKKHLETHFGTSNLVVDDESSMVLDIKGTNRGKQVLRHEGNGPLKEVSRGTLEKGKDRKGRFAVGADTCVESDSLNSSCTRDIKKGKCSSTGGRPYSCSVCYKCFNKSSTLNRHMRVHTGEKNYSCSVCNKSFSLRGNLTNHMRTHTGEKPYTCSICNKPFNQSSHLNTHIRTHTGERSHSCKICCKSFSRSYALTEHIRIHTGDKPYTCSVCNKSFSQRSILTKHMRAHTGERSYSCKICCKSFSCSDFLTKHMRIHTGDKPYSCSVCNKSFSQSYDLTKHMRIHTGDKPYSCSVCNKSFSQSSHLSTHKRTHTGEKPYTCSICTKPFCHTSDLTKHMRIHTGEKNYSCKICCKSFSRSDSLTKHMRIHTGDKPYTCSICNKSFSVSGTLNKHIATHTRDRSNSCKICCKSFSRSDVLTKHMRIHTGD, encoded by the coding sequence atgaagacttggaaaaatgtggagcTGTTCTTGCTGATGAGTCAACATCTTGCTGAATTCCATATGATGGACAAGCAGGCATCCAAAATCAGTGGAGGCAGAGTCACAATGGGTGAGGTGAGGGGTGGAAGTGGTAGTGATGCACCAATTATCCCTAATGCCCTCAGGATGATAAGAATTAGTAGAAAGAGGAGTTGCGCAGAGCCAGTCATGGGGAACAAAGATGAATTCAGTAATTGTGAGGCAAAAAATGCTGTAAAGGGACAAATGTCATACGAAACTTCATATAATTGCTACCACTGCACAGGTGGATTCAGCACCAAAAGTGAGCTTAAAAAACACCTTGAAACTCATTTTGGTACCAGCAATTTAGTCGTGGATGATGAATCATCCATGGTGCTAGATATAAAAGGGACAAACCGTGGAAAACAAGTGCTGAGGCATGAAGGAAATGGGCCTCTAAAGGAAGTATCCAGAGGGACTCTGGAGAAAGGAAAGGATAGAAAAGGGAGGTTTGCTGTAGGAGCTGACACATGTGTAGAAAGTGATTCCCTAAATTCCTCTTGCACTAGAGACATCAAAAAGGGAAAGTGTTCAAGCACAGGAGGGaggccttattcctgtagtgtgtgCTATAAGTGTTTCAATAAATCTTCTACTCTCAACAGACACatgcgtgtacacacaggggagaagaattattcctgtagtgtctgcaataagtcattctctctgAGGGGCAACCTCACCAACCACATGcgtacccacacaggagagaaaccttatACATGCAGCATCTGCAATAAGCCTTTCAATCAGAGTTCTCACCTCAACACCCATATCcgtacccacacaggagagaggtctcattcatgtaaaatatgctgtaaatcattcagtcgtagTTATGCCCTTACCGAGCACATCCGTATTCACACTGGGGATAAGCCTTATACCTGTAGTGTatgcaataagtctttctctcagaggAGCATCCTCACCAAACACATGCGTGCACACACAGGAGAGAGgtcttattcatgtaaaatatgctgtaaatcattcagttgCAGTGATTTCCTTACCAAGCACATGCGTATACACACTGGGGAtaagccttattcctgtagtgtctgcaataagtctttctctcagagtTATGACCTCACCAAGCACATGCGTATACACACTGGGgataaaccttattcctgtagtgtatgcaataagtcattctctcagaGTAGCCACCTCAGCACACACAAGCGTACACACACAGGGGAGAAACCTTATACATGCAGCATTTGCACCAAGCCTTTCTGTCACACTTCTGACCTCACCAAACATATGCGTATACACACGGGGGAGAAgaattattcatgtaaaatatgctgtaaatcattcagtcgcagTGATTCCCTTACCAAGCACATGCGTATACACACTGGGGATAAGCCTTATACATGCAGCatctgcaataagtctttctctgtgAGTGGTACCCTCAACAAGCATATAGCTACACACACAAGAGACCGGtctaattcatgtaaaatatgctgtaaatcattcagtcgcagTGATGTCCTTACCAAGCATATGCGTATACACACGGGGGATTAG